From a region of the Balaenoptera ricei isolate mBalRic1 chromosome 11, mBalRic1.hap2, whole genome shotgun sequence genome:
- the ZNF620 gene encoding LOW QUALITY PROTEIN: zinc finger protein 620 (The sequence of the model RefSeq protein was modified relative to this genomic sequence to represent the inferred CDS: inserted 2 bases in 1 codon; substituted 1 base at 1 genomic stop codon): protein MPKEHISKEAESHGLTLGGLPGNVPQHLGFRSRLEQHSHGMIKRTKSKRRDFTDGSTRHQEACAVESGQKCEKLGKYISVSTQLTTNQTVSSGQLSYKCEKRDMXFIRMADFHRHQRCHTGEKSFECKEXGKYFGYNSLLIRHQVIHTGKKPVKCKECGKGLSSDMALIQHQRTHTGEKPYECRECGKAFSCSSVFLQHQRFHTGEKLHECDECWKTFSCSSSFIVHQRMHTGEKPYGCKECGKRLSSNTALTQHQRIHTGEKPFECKECGKAFNQKITLIQHERVHTGEKPYECKVYGKTFSWCGSFILHQKRHVQKTSIQE from the exons ATGCCAAAAGAACACATTTCCAAAGAAGCAGAGTCCCACGGACTGACATTAGGAGGGCTGCCAGGGAATGTTCCCCAGCACCTTGGCTTCAGGAGCCGCCTAGAACAGCACAGCCACGGGATGATTAAGAGGACAAAGTCAAAGAGGAGAGATTTCACAGATGGGTCAACCAGGCATCAGGAGGCCTGTGCTGTGGAGAGCGGGCAGAAGTGTGAGAAACTGGGAAAATACATTAGTGTTAGCACACAACTCACTACGAATCAGACAGTTTCTAGCGGTCAGCTATCTTATAAGTGTGAAAAACGTGACAT CTTCATTCGGATGGCAGACTTCCACAGACATCAGAGATGTCACACTGGTGAAAAGTCTTTTGAATGCaaagaatgaggaaaatactTCGGATATAATTCCTTACTTATCCGGCATCAGGTAATCCACACTGGGAAGAAACCAGTTAAATGCAAAGAATGTGGGAAAGGTCTCAGTTCAGATATGGCCTTGATTCAGCATCAGAGAACccacactggagaaaagccctaTGAGTGTCGGGAGTGTGGCAAGGCCTTCAGCTGCAGCTCCGTCTTCCTCCAGCACCAGAGGTTCCACACTGGGGAGAAGCTCCATGAGTGTGACGAATGTTGGAAAACTTTCAGCTGTAGCTCAAGTTTCATCGTCCATCAGCGAATGCACACTGGGGAGAAACCCTACGGATGTAAGGAGTGTGGGAAACGATTAAGCTCCAACACGGCCCTGACTCAGCATCAGCGGAtccacactggggagaaaccTTTTGAATGTAAGGAGTGTGGGAAGGCCTTCAATCAGAAAATCACCCTGATTCAGCATGAGCGTGTCCACACTGGTGAGAAACCTTACGAGTGTAAGGTGTATGGGAAAACCTTTAGTTGGTGTGGAAGTTTCATCCTGCATCAGAAACGCCACGTGCAGAAGACATCTATCCAAGAGTAG